Part of the Thunnus maccoyii chromosome 17, fThuMac1.1, whole genome shotgun sequence genome, cagcatcctgttGCTCGCACTACCATCGGTGCAAGCGAGCAGCTAAAGCCACAATATCACGAAGCcgcaacctccagggctgaagtGACACAAACTACAGTTCCTCAAATGAgcacttgaggctggctccaaaagctagtcaaaatattaaaatgcccaaatttacagcagaaataaataggGCTGTaatcaaccaaagaaaatcttggtcgactgaaatcgtacacaatcttcaactaatcaattagtcatcCATAATGTTGTTCATCCCTTCAAAAGAGCTCGAGAGACTTGTAGCATCAATGCcgaggctgaggaacaccattcttcaaaaagatattccctcatttggtgttttgatgatggtggtggagatcACTGTCTAgcacgtcagtccaaaatctcccatagctgttcagttgggttgagatccTCTAATAATTATTCCTAACGATTGTTAAATTTGACTAAAGCTCACCTGTAATTTGACCAGAAGAGAATGGAAAAAAGACTAAGCCAGTTAGTGTTTTAAAGTGTTATATGTTTGAATGTTGCACCATCAAGAAAACATACTGTCTGTTATTAAATTTGATCAAACTATATGAACAAAAAGGCATGACTGCAACaattttaaagcacatttgtCTGTACTTGTTTTCTGTTAAACATCTATTTTATTGCCAAAGACTTCATTCTTAATTATTACTCATTACTTTATGTAGACAGTATATATTATTGATCTGTGATACTGCTATGAAATCATCATAAGACATGATTTCGCCCCCACTGTACAAGAGATCActtataaataatatttctttttcaaacATTGATTTGATTCGATCGAtcttaaatcaaaatatttgtattcTTTTATATATTGTACTGTAACACTTGGCTTTGGATTTCATAATGTGATTCTGGTTGATGATCTTGGTTTTGAAACCAGCTGACCCTCCGTATTTAATTGCATGCTGTTTTCAGATTTCACACTGCATCAGCTCCTATCAAGATTTGTCCAACGTCCACCATCTCCTATCTGTGAACATCTCTGTGAACATCAAAAAACAAGGCAGACGTGGTGAGTATTTTGGCATATGGCAGCACTAACCACCTTCCAGGGGAAACCTGGAAAAGCAGTGTACACCTTTTGTGTTTTGGCACGCCACTCAGTTTgctgtatgtatgaatgtagcTTTATTCTAGACATCTCAGTCCACATCTCTGCTTTCttctgtgattttattttgctttcctaacattgtaaacaaaatgtaacaaataaatgtttatttgtttaaaatgatataataatgAATTCATGAGTGAGTGAGTCAAGTCATTCGTTTGCAGGAGGAATGGGGTTTGTTTAAGACGGCAAATATACAGCTGATTCAGGTTGCTAACATTTAGCTGCAATGATTCAAACATTGGTCTTGGACTGCAATCCAGATATATGACATTATCTAGATTGATATTATATGCATAGGCTAACATTTAACATTACtacacacacatgaattatGTGTAATGAAGTGTATTTCTACAGTTGTACTGGATGAATGTGCACGTATTTatatgttgatgtgtgtttttagatttgTCTGTAGACTTGTTAGTGTGATAGAGACTATGTAATGGTGTtgcatgtaaatgaatgtttttaatatctGGTAATTGTTCTGTGTGTACCTGCTcagggactgcagatggaaatgAGCTAATAGCTAAATCTGGCATAAAtcatctcttctcatttttagattgttttttgtgcatggtccttgtttaataaagactaaCAATAATACTAAAgactaataataacaacacacacacacaccattactGTTTTGAAAAATTGTTTTGTGTCACTGGCTGCTAatctgtttaaaataaaaaatgaaacaatatgcAGGGATTAAAATTCACTGTCGCTATGGCAGATTTCCATCATTTGGAGTCCATAGAGGCTATTTATGAGATCCGACCAGTGTAGATCcgaggagaaggaaaaaaagagagaaagtggtgGGGTAAGGAgggtcgagagagagagagagataagtaACTTCCCATTCATTCTCTATCTCATTTGTGGACTTCGATGGTGTAAAAAAACAGTGTGAGCTGCATCCAAACAGATGTTGTTCTTCACTGATTGTCAAACTCACAAGCCAGTGGGATTGTTTACAGAGCATGCACGCGTGACAGACCAGTGTGGAATATCTAAACACAGAGCATTGCTCAATTTAAGCTTATAGTTCTGTGTGACATCAAACATCGTAATCCCACATGACAGAATAACAACGGTAAGATTTGTATTATTGCTGTTGAATGTTCAGTCAGTGAAAACGAGTTAACAGAAACGATGAGCAGATAAATAACGGTTTGCTACAGGTGGTAGCTGGCCAGTGCTGGGCAAGTTCACGTTTAGCCTGCCAATTGAAAGTAAataacatgttgttgttgttgttattaaaagaaaataacatgcaGATAGATGTTTAATTGTGTCCCATAGGCTGTGGGCCTAACTGTTAGGCCTAATACATGTCTGTAATTATAACCTTTTAATACAAATTAGGCAAACTCATGAAATAAGTCAGAACAAATAGCAATTTGAGGTGTGTTGTCTTCCCTTAATCTTATGTGtataataattaataagaaaaataaaaatgtatatactgaAAAGTTCTATAGATGGTTGATTATTTGAAAGAGTAAAAACTTGGCAAGCtttggaaaacagaaaaagtatCAATTTCATTTCATAGATTGAAAATGGTATTGAAATGACAGTGAGTATTAAACTTGATGGCTGCattaacaaacagcaacaatgGTTCTGTGTTGAGTGCTGTTGAAATCTAAAAATTTTAcatattgtgttatttgtttagGTGTCATGTAATGTAGTAATGTAACgtgtaacatgttttacaaattgCAGGTGGGGAATATGACTTTCACTCAAAagactcttctttttttgtttttgctttaatccTTGAATATGGGTTTTTTCTGGATTGAGTCGAGTGCTTTTCAAATTTAAGGATATgcagcctgtctgtgtgtgtatacagacCATTGTATcattatatgtttgtttatctttgggttttagatgGTTGCTTGGACAAAATCGGCAGTTTGAGCATATGATGGACATTTTCATAATTTGTGGACATTTAACagaacaaacaattaattgattaattgaataattgataGTTGTAGGTATTGTTAGTCACAGCAAGTGTTTTCATAAACTGTGTACAACAAAATTTACATACCTTCTCCAGTCAGTGCTTTGCCtcagagactgactgactcactgactttTTGTCTCAGTGATCAGCTATATGTGATGTGTTGTAAATCAATTTATTGAAACATGTATAACATCTTTTATgcaacattttgtttgaatcATCCTAAAAATGAAAAGGGACCCAAGTGTCTGGGGAAAAAAACGCTGTTGTTTTGAACTGTTCTTGATCTGCATTGTCTTCCTAAAATGTGAATGAATACGAATTTAAGTAGTCAGTAGCAGTGTTGGGTTTATTGCGTGTTTGTGGTTCTAATGTaggtttctgtgtctgtgtgcttgtaTGTTTTCAGATAACATCCAGAGCTCCACACGACTGTGTTGATGAGAGGTGACAAATGATGGGTAGTTAGAATTCATGAAACTGCCAAAATGTCATCAATCCTTGGACTCCCGACACAAGGATCAGATGTAACAATCCTCATAACCAGGGTCCACTTACATCCCTTTTGTGTGCTTGTGGAGTTCTGGGGGAAATTTAGCCAGGAGAGGACAGCAGATTATCAGTCCCTggccaaagatattcagtctcCTGGAAACACATTTCAAGAGTTTGAGGGAAATCCTGGTGACCAGTGCTTGGTTCAGATAGATGGTACCTGGTATAGGTCCCGCATTGTCTCAAGAAATGGCTCAAAATACAGTGTGTTCCTCATTGACAAAGGGATGACAAATAACACCATCACAAGTATGCTGGCATGGGGTAAGAAGGAGCACTTCCACCTGCCACCTGAAGTGGAATTTTGTTTGCTAGCCAATGTGTTACCTCTCTCACCTGAGAACAGATGGTCTCCAGTGGCTCTCGAATTCCTGAAATCTCTCTCAGGGAAATCTGTGAAGGCACATGTGCAAGATGTACTGGTGTCTCACAGAACATTCGTTCTGCACATCCCTTGCATATCCAAACAAATGTATGAGATGGGATTTGCCAAGAAGCTGGCTCCAGACATGTTCCAGGATTTTGTACTCATGTCACTGCAGGCCCATAGTGGAGCTGAAGTATCTCCAGAGACTCAGCAAAGCTCCATGGGGGCAGGTGAGCGACTGCACAAGCAAGAGCTGTACATGTACCCAGAACTGCCATCAGGAACTGTGGAGACTGTTATAGTCACAGAAGTGACAAATCCACAGCGAATTTTTTGCCAGTTAAAGGTTTTCTCACGAGAGATGAAAAAACTCTCAGAGCAAATCACACAGTGCTTTGAGGGCAGAACGACCAATTGCATTGTAGGTCCTGAAATGATCGGATATCCGTGTGCTGCAAGAGGAAGTGATGGCAGATGGTACCGCTCTGTTCTACAACAGGTATTACCATCCAAAAAAGTGGTTGAAGTACTGAATGTTGACTATGGAACAAAACAGTTTGTTCAAGTGAAGAATGTAAGACCACTGGCTACAGAGTTTTTCAGGATGCCTGTTGTGACTTACATTTGCTCCCTCCATGGAATCCTCGACAAAGGGGTTGGATGGACAACCACCCAGATCGACTATCTCAGGACCCTTCTTCTACACAAAACAGTGATTGCCAAATTTGAGTACCAAAGCATCTCTGAAGGTGTTCACTATGTCACGCTCTATGGGGATGAGAACACAAACATTAACAACTTGTTTGGTTCAAAAGAGAGCTGCTTTCTGGAGTGTGAAAAAACACTTGGAGATTATGCCATTCGAAGTACTGCATACAGCCGCCAGCATCCTGCccagcaagaaaaaaatcaaaaaaagatgTTACCTTCTGGACAGGTTGTAGAGGATAAAGAAGGGAAAGAAATAGCAGAGAAGTTGCCAGTTGAAGACCTCTCCCTTAACTCCTCACATGTGGCATTTGTGCAGCATGCATCCAACCCATCAGAGTTTTGGATCCAAACACAAAACTATGCAAATGAGTTGGATGAACTGATGGATAATATTTACCATCTCTACAAAGATTCAGCGAACAAAGATGTGGTGAGAAATCCAACCGTAGGGCTCTGCTGTGCTGCCAAGGCAGAGGATGGTGACTTCTACAGAGCAACCGTGTCTGAAGttggtgaaaaacaaatcaaggTGTTCTTTGTGGATTATGGAAACACAGAAGTGGTTGATAGAAGTAACATCAGGATCCTTCCTGAAGAGTTCAGAAAGCTGCCATGGCTTGCACTGAAATGCACTTTGGCAGGTGTCAGGCCAAAAGATGGAAGATGGAGTCAGGGTGCCAGTGAGTTTTTCATCAAAGCAGTCACAGATAAAGTTCTAAATGTACATGTGACAGCAAAGTATGATGATGCTTATGTTGTCGAACTGACAGATCCTGAGGGACACGGAGAAAGAGATCTCACTAAGCTGATGTGTAGCTCGGGCCTTGCTGAAAGGGATGAGACACAGAAACAACCTAAAGCCAGAATGGCCATGCTACCTGCCATTATCCCTGCCACACCACATTCAGATGTCAGACTCTCAGGTGTATACAAGAACAGTGGGATGTCTTTTCAGACCCAAAACACCGTTGGCCCTGCCAGCAATGAAAGGAGAATTGCTACATTCAAGGAGAATATGTTTCCCATCGGAAGTGTCCTTGATGTCAGTGTGTCGTACATCGAAAGCCCAAATGACTTCTGGTGCCAACTAGTACAAAACGCAGGGCACTTGAAATTGCTCATGCATGACATACAGGCTCATTATGCAGGAAGTGAGTTTCAGCCTCTTGTAGAGACGGCATGTATTGCTCGCCACCCTGATAATGCAATGTGGTACAGAGCCCTTGTAATTAACAAACATGAAACACCTCATGTAGACGTGTTGTTTGTTGACTACGGCCAGACAGAGACAGTCTCCCTCTATGACCTGAGGAGGATCTGCCCAGAATTCCTCACTCTGCATGGTCAAGCTTTTCGATGCAGCCTGTTAAACCCTGTGGACCCAACATCTGCCATAAATGATTGGAATGAAGAAGCAATAGCAAGGTTCCATGACTTTGTGGCAACTGCTGCATCCAACTTTGTGATATTAAAGTGCACCATATACGCTGTCATGTACAGTGAGCAGAAAATTGTTTTCAACATTGTGGATCTAGAAACTCCCTTTGAGAGTGTCTGCACCAGTATGGTCAATCTTGTCAAAAGTGCACCTCCCAAAAAAGTCCCTGGACCATCTTTCCGTCTGGACACATACTACTACTCAACACACAACATCAAAACTGGGACAGAGGAACAGGTCACGGTGACATGTGTGAACAATGTCAATCAGTTCTTCTGCCAGCTCGAGAGGAACACTAATGTGATAAAAGATCTCAAGATGAAAGTGAACAATCTCTGTCATCAGCTTGAGAATGTAAAGCTTCCAACAGTGTTTGGAACTTTGTGCTTTGCGAAGTTCACCGATGGGCAGTGGTACAGGGGACAGATCAAGGCCACAAAGCCATCAATCCTGGTTCACTTTGTGGATTATGGTGACACTATTGAGGTGGACAAATCAGACTTGCTTCCAGTGCCCAGAGAAGCTAATGACATCATGTCTGTGCCTGTGCAAGCAGTTGTGTGTAGTCTCTCTGATGTCCCTACAGTTGTTCCCAGTGAGGTGAATAGCTGGTTTGAGACAAGTGCAACAGAATGTAAATTCCGAGCGCTAGTAGTGGCAAGAGAGCCTGATGGAAAACTGCTGGTTGAGCTGTATCACGGAAACACTCAAATCAATTCAAAGATCAAGAAAATGTTTCGAATAGAGATGCAAAAAGAAGAGCAAATTGTCTGCCAGGGTCAGAAAGCATCAAAGGTTTCACCAAATAATGCACAAAAGACTCCAAAAGCTGTGCCAAAACAAGCCACAGAAATGGATAATAACATGCAAACCATCAAGAAAAATAACTTCTCCGCCCCAAAACCAGCACAGCAAATGAGAGATGAGACAAAATCTGCGGGTATAAATCTGCCGTTTGCAACAAAGCCTTTGAGACATGGGAAATGGGAAACATGTGAAAATGGTCAGAAGTTCAGACCTGCTCCATTAGAGCTTTACAGACCTCCACACCAAAGACAGCCGTGTGGGAGTACACAAAGTAATATGGGAAATGGTTCTGAGCCAGCAGATACCCATATCAAACCAAGAGAAGAAAATCTTCTCACAGTCAGTAAAAGGCTCATGAAGTCCAAGTCACTTGGTGCAGAATCTCAGAAGGAAGGCGATGTGGCTCCAGAAGCCAAAATCGAAAAACTCCTTAAACTTACAGACCTGCCCGCAAAATCTATCACATCAGGTATGGAGGCAGAAGTTTATGTCTCACACTGCAACAGCCCATTGAGTTTTTATGTGCAACTTGTCAGAGAGGAGGACGAAATATTCTCCCTTGTGGAAAAGCTCAATGATCTGCAGTCAACCCCCGAAACAAACAGCATTAAAGATATGCATCCAGGTGACCTTGTTCAAGCAGAGTTTGCAGATGATTCCTCTTGGTACCGAGCAGTTGTAAGAGAAATTCATGGCAACACAATGGCTCTTGTTGAGTTTGTTGATTTTGGAAATACAGCAATGATGCCAATTTCCAAGATGGCCAGACTCCATAAGTCTTTCTTGCAACTAcccatgtacagtacacactgcATGCTGAGCGATGCTGCAGCCCTTGGAAAAGAGGAAATGCTTGATCCAGAAGTGGTGGCAGCTTTCAAAAGAGACATTGGTGGTAATGGTGATAAGGAGCTGAAGTGCCGGTTTATCAGGCAGTCAGGATCTGTGTGGGAAGTCAGTCTTGAGAACAATGGTGTTAAAGTGATGTGTAAAGCACCTACTAGATGTCCAACTGATGATGCTGAAATCACCCCAGAGAAATATAAACAAGTGATGGAAAAGTCTGTCCAGAACTCAGAACTGCCAGCTGAGAACTCAGGGAAATCACAATTGAACATCTGTTCTCTGTGTTACCACCAACAAGCCTTTCAAGAGGGACAACAGCTAGCGGTTTATGTCACAACTATAAATGATGCTCAGACCTTTTGGTGTCAGTCTGCTGACTCAGAAAAACTTGATAAGATAACATTAAGTGTCTCAGAAGTTGGGGATGCAGCAGatcacagacattttgacacagaCTGTCTTTCCGCTGGCAGCCCATGCATTGCTCTTTTTTCAGAGGATCGGCTTTGGTATCGTGGAGAAGTCATCGACAAAGATGGAGACGAGCTGTCCATTCTCTTTGTGGACTATGGAAACAAGTCCAAAGTCAAAGCAACAGATCTTAGAGAAATGCCCCCAGACCTTTTTGAAACTCCACCACAGGCGTTTTTGTGTGAGCTGGAAGGTTTTGATACTTCACATGGATCTTGGGACGCTGGTGCAGTAGATGAGTTGTCAGTGCTCACAACAGACAAGTTGCTACAGCTGACTGTCATTAGAGTAataagagaagaaagaaagagcagatGCATTGTGCTGCTGGAATGTGAAGGCAAGGTGATAAACGAGGCACTGAAAACCTGGTGGAGGAGCTCCATGCCAGTAAACAAACCTGATGCAGTTGGACTCTCCACTTCATGTGAGACACCACTGACATGTGATTCAACAGAGAAAGAAACTGTGCCACCTGAGGATCAAACGCCAGAGGAAACAGAGTATTCCAAAATTCAGGAAGTAGACAGTGACAAGCTTGTTGACCTTCACACAACAGATGAGACCAACAAATTAGAAAGTAGTCAAAAGAACAGTGAGTGCTCTGAAGATTCTCATCATCCTGAGTCCCCATTAGAAGAAAGGGATCAGATTTTGTCCGAATGTGATATGACTACTGAACCCCAAATATTCAGAATGATGGAGAGCCTGATAGAAACTGTTTCTAATGAAGGGGTGAAAATATTCCCCACTATCGTGATATCTCAAACTGAATCTGATGATGTCTTGCCATCGGATAGTGGCATAGAAGACAGCATGTTACCACCACCTGATAACAAAGAGGACCACGATATTTTGACCTTGAGCTGTATCAAGAATGTGGTGGAAACTGACTCTGAAGAGGAGGGTGCTTCAGCGATGGGCACTATTGAGCCAGATGAATCAAACTCTCCATCAGATGAGAACCTTCAGAAGGCAGTGGATGAGTCTGAGGTCGCAAAGACTGGCTTAAAGCCTCCACATGAAGAGGGGAAGATCTACAACATGGAAGGCAGTGCCGACGTGATTTATTCTGGTAAGCAACATATTCATTTTTCCTCGTTTCTGATTAGTACACAGTGTAATGTAGTACATTGCTTTCCCATCAAATGAGCAGCTAAAACTAAATTCATTTATAGGTATCATGTAAATTTGGAAAGTAGCAGTGTAAtacaaaatgttgtattttgcaTCTGCTGATAGTCACCTGTTGTCAATTTCTGTCAGTGATTGTGTGAagttaaagatttttttttttacatttccagattCAAATGAAGAAAGAGATGATGGCAAGGTCACCACTGCAAGGGAGAGTTCTGTTACCAGTGTGACAGTAGTAAAAATGGTAAATTCTGTGACATTGACTTCTGCATGTACAAAGTGTATAGATTTTGACTACAGTAGGTGTTTACTGAATAGGACGTCTGATCATTTTAAGAGGTTTTAAAGAAGTAAATGTTGTTCTATGACTTATGATTTGTACATATGGATAGATAGACTTGATGAAATCTAATTAGGTCTCATCTTCTATAGGTTCCCCGCAAAGCTGTTCACAGGCAGAACATTGATCTGCATGAGACAATTGCTATGACATCTGAAGACTCAAAGCAGGTACACAAAGTTGtttggagcacacacacacactttacataaaaataaacaccttTAAATGGACagtttaatcaagaaaacaaaacttaagGAGGTTGTGTCCACATAGGTTTTGTGTGATTAGGTCCTTTGGTGCACAGTGTGCCAAAAAAGCCATTTTGAAAACTAAAGaggacatgattttttttaattccttgATTCCTTCCTTTGTTTGTCATCTTGTAGTTTGAGAGTGACTCTGTGCTGCCCTCCTGTGTGCTTCCTGCACAGCAGTTTGGTGAGTGGTTCCTAATTCTGCCAATGAAACACTCATAGACTGTATTAAACAATGTAGTCTTAGACCATTAGATAATCTGAAAAAGGCTGTAATTTGCCTAAAGCATACTGTAACTTTAGGTAAAAATTCCATAACTGTGATGATGTGATTGTGATTTGATGATGGATTGTATTTGTCTTAACAGATGCTCCCACAAAGCAGGAAATTGAAGCTGGAGATGGTGTCCCACAGGAAGAGGTCCCACGTGTTACTGCCAATGTCAAGGTAATCTTATGGAAATATAGTATTTTGTATTGCAGTTGCTCCAAACTTGTCAATAatcatttttgaatatttagtGTACAGATTACTAATGCAAGATAATTTAAGGTAAAACATCATTGACATGTCCTGTATTAGTCTGCAGGTCAGTGGTTGATAGTCTGCTCTGTTTTAGAATAACCTGATGACTGAAGAGGAGAACTCAACTCATCACGAGGATAGATATTCAGGTTTGTTGCCATCATCTCAGATTATTTGTTGGATTAAAT contains:
- the tdrd6 gene encoding tudor domain-containing 6 isoform X5 produces the protein MSSILGLPTQGSDVTILITRVHLHPFCVLVEFWGKFSQERTADYQSLAKDIQSPGNTFQEFEGNPGDQCLVQIDGTWYRSRIVSRNGSKYSVFLIDKGMTNNTITSMLAWGKKEHFHLPPEVEFCLLANVLPLSPENRWSPVALEFLKSLSGKSVKAHVQDVLVSHRTFVLHIPCISKQMYEMGFAKKLAPDMFQDFVLMSLQAHSGAEVSPETQQSSMGAGERLHKQELYMYPELPSGTVETVIVTEVTNPQRIFCQLKVFSREMKKLSEQITQCFEGRTTNCIVGPEMIGYPCAARGSDGRWYRSVLQQVLPSKKVVEVLNVDYGTKQFVQVKNVRPLATEFFRMPVVTYICSLHGILDKGVGWTTTQIDYLRTLLLHKTVIAKFEYQSISEGVHYVTLYGDENTNINNLFGSKESCFLECEKTLGDYAIRSTAYSRQHPAQQEKNQKKMLPSGQVVEDKEGKEIAEKLPVEDLSLNSSHVAFVQHASNPSEFWIQTQNYANELDELMDNIYHLYKDSANKDVVRNPTVGLCCAAKAEDGDFYRATVSEVGEKQIKVFFVDYGNTEVVDRSNIRILPEEFRKLPWLALKCTLAGVRPKDGRWSQGASEFFIKAVTDKVLNVHVTAKYDDAYVVELTDPEGHGERDLTKLMCSSGLAERDETQKQPKARMAMLPAIIPATPHSDVRLSGVYKNSGMSFQTQNTVGPASNERRIATFKENMFPIGSVLDVSVSYIESPNDFWCQLVQNAGHLKLLMHDIQAHYAGSEFQPLVETACIARHPDNAMWYRALVINKHETPHVDVLFVDYGQTETVSLYDLRRICPEFLTLHGQAFRCSLLNPVDPTSAINDWNEEAIARFHDFVATAASNFVILKCTIYAVMYSEQKIVFNIVDLETPFESVCTSMVNLVKSAPPKKVPGPSFRLDTYYYSTHNIKTGTEEQVTVTCVNNVNQFFCQLERNTNVIKDLKMKVNNLCHQLENVKLPTVFGTLCFAKFTDGQWYRGQIKATKPSILVHFVDYGDTIEVDKSDLLPVPREANDIMSVPVQAVVCSLSDVPTVVPSEVNSWFETSATECKFRALVVAREPDGKLLVELYHGNTQINSKIKKMFRIEMQKEEQIVCQGQKASKVSPNNAQKTPKAVPKQATEMDNNMQTIKKNNFSAPKPAQQMRDETKSAGINLPFATKPLRHGKWETCENGQKFRPAPLELYRPPHQRQPCGSTQSNMGNGSEPADTHIKPREENLLTVSKRLMKSKSLGAESQKEGDVAPEAKIEKLLKLTDLPAKSITSGMEAEVYVSHCNSPLSFYVQLVREEDEIFSLVEKLNDLQSTPETNSIKDMHPGDLVQAEFADDSSWYRAVVREIHGNTMALVEFVDFGNTAMMPISKMARLHKSFLQLPMYSTHCMLSDAAALGKEEMLDPEVVAAFKRDIGGNGDKELKCRFIRQSGSVWEVSLENNGVKVMCKAPTRCPTDDAEITPEKYKQVMEKSVQNSELPAENSGKSQLNICSLCYHQQAFQEGQQLAVYVTTINDAQTFWCQSADSEKLDKITLSVSEVGDAADHRHFDTDCLSAGSPCIALFSEDRLWYRGEVIDKDGDELSILFVDYGNKSKVKATDLREMPPDLFETPPQAFLCELEGFDTSHGSWDAGAVDELSVLTTDKLLQLTVIRVIREERKSRCIVLLECEGKVINEALKTWWRSSMPVNKPDAVGLSTSCETPLTCDSTEKETVPPEDQTPEETEYSKIQEVDSDKLVDLHTTDETNKLESSQKNSECSEDSHHPESPLEERDQILSECDMTTEPQIFRMMESLIETVSNEGVKIFPTIVISQTESDDVLPSDSGIEDSMLPPPDNKEDHDILTLSCIKNVVETDSEEEGASAMGTIEPDESNSPSDENLQKAVDESEVAKTGLKPPHEEGKIYNMEGSADVIYSDSNEERDDGKVTTARESSVTSVTVVKMVPRKAVHRQNIDLHETIAMTSEDSKQFESDSVLPSCVLPAQQFDAPTKQEIEAGDGVPQEEVPRVTANVKNNLMTEEENSTHHEDRYSALLADTGTAASETHTYTSPSADQGDVVEEAACSVEEACLICTDINEGNDDREVVARDDCLSGVSAEETVSQEDGSPEVKVNLHKTIAEESNQVQNESLFLCGELPHEQLIEHQRESGDISLQEEAPSTCLST
- the tdrd6 gene encoding tudor domain-containing 6 isoform X3 — translated: MSSILGLPTQGSDVTILITRVHLHPFCVLVEFWGKFSQERTADYQSLAKDIQSPGNTFQEFEGNPGDQCLVQIDGTWYRSRIVSRNGSKYSVFLIDKGMTNNTITSMLAWGKKEHFHLPPEVEFCLLANVLPLSPENRWSPVALEFLKSLSGKSVKAHVQDVLVSHRTFVLHIPCISKQMYEMGFAKKLAPDMFQDFVLMSLQAHSGAEVSPETQQSSMGAGERLHKQELYMYPELPSGTVETVIVTEVTNPQRIFCQLKVFSREMKKLSEQITQCFEGRTTNCIVGPEMIGYPCAARGSDGRWYRSVLQQVLPSKKVVEVLNVDYGTKQFVQVKNVRPLATEFFRMPVVTYICSLHGILDKGVGWTTTQIDYLRTLLLHKTVIAKFEYQSISEGVHYVTLYGDENTNINNLFGSKESCFLECEKTLGDYAIRSTAYSRQHPAQQEKNQKKMLPSGQVVEDKEGKEIAEKLPVEDLSLNSSHVAFVQHASNPSEFWIQTQNYANELDELMDNIYHLYKDSANKDVVRNPTVGLCCAAKAEDGDFYRATVSEVGEKQIKVFFVDYGNTEVVDRSNIRILPEEFRKLPWLALKCTLAGVRPKDGRWSQGASEFFIKAVTDKVLNVHVTAKYDDAYVVELTDPEGHGERDLTKLMCSSGLAERDETQKQPKARMAMLPAIIPATPHSDVRLSGVYKNSGMSFQTQNTVGPASNERRIATFKENMFPIGSVLDVSVSYIESPNDFWCQLVQNAGHLKLLMHDIQAHYAGSEFQPLVETACIARHPDNAMWYRALVINKHETPHVDVLFVDYGQTETVSLYDLRRICPEFLTLHGQAFRCSLLNPVDPTSAINDWNEEAIARFHDFVATAASNFVILKCTIYAVMYSEQKIVFNIVDLETPFESVCTSMVNLVKSAPPKKVPGPSFRLDTYYYSTHNIKTGTEEQVTVTCVNNVNQFFCQLERNTNVIKDLKMKVNNLCHQLENVKLPTVFGTLCFAKFTDGQWYRGQIKATKPSILVHFVDYGDTIEVDKSDLLPVPREANDIMSVPVQAVVCSLSDVPTVVPSEVNSWFETSATECKFRALVVAREPDGKLLVELYHGNTQINSKIKKMFRIEMQKEEQIVCQGQKASKVSPNNAQKTPKAVPKQATEMDNNMQTIKKNNFSAPKPAQQMRDETKSAGINLPFATKPLRHGKWETCENGQKFRPAPLELYRPPHQRQPCGSTQSNMGNGSEPADTHIKPREENLLTVSKRLMKSKSLGAESQKEGDVAPEAKIEKLLKLTDLPAKSITSGMEAEVYVSHCNSPLSFYVQLVREEDEIFSLVEKLNDLQSTPETNSIKDMHPGDLVQAEFADDSSWYRAVVREIHGNTMALVEFVDFGNTAMMPISKMARLHKSFLQLPMYSTHCMLSDAAALGKEEMLDPEVVAAFKRDIGGNGDKELKCRFIRQSGSVWEVSLENNGVKVMCKAPTRCPTDDAEITPEKYKQVMEKSVQNSELPAENSGKSQLNICSLCYHQQAFQEGQQLAVYVTTINDAQTFWCQSADSEKLDKITLSVSEVGDAADHRHFDTDCLSAGSPCIALFSEDRLWYRGEVIDKDGDELSILFVDYGNKSKVKATDLREMPPDLFETPPQAFLCELEGFDTSHGSWDAGAVDELSVLTTDKLLQLTVIRVIREERKSRCIVLLECEGKVINEALKTWWRSSMPVNKPDAVGLSTSCETPLTCDSTEKETVPPEDQTPEETEYSKIQEVDSDKLVDLHTTDETNKLESSQKNSECSEDSHHPESPLEERDQILSECDMTTEPQIFRMMESLIETVSNEGVKIFPTIVISQTESDDVLPSDSGIEDSMLPPPDNKEDHDILTLSCIKNVVETDSEEEGASAMGTIEPDESNSPSDENLQKAVDESEVAKTGLKPPHEEGKIYNMEGSADVIYSDSNEERDDGKVTTARESSVTSVTVVKMVPRKAVHRQNIDLHETIAMTSEDSKQFESDSVLPSCVLPAQQFDAPTKQEIEAGDGVPQEEVPRVTANVKNNLMTEEENSTHHEDRYSALLADTGTAASETHTYTSPSADQGDVVEEAACSVEEACLICTDINEGNDDREVVARDDCLSGVSAEETVSQEDGSPEVKVNLHKTIAEESNQVQNESLFLCGELLHEQLIEHQRESGDISLQEEAPCTSAHNKDNMINEEDTSILHEALPSDTQPKTHTVPYPDMSHLVEEVTCLVGEICLMDVCRDEQQLDQQPNAPAVLDQIREGETEDDEQLVHTPLKQNKVQNESLFLCGELPHEQLIEHQRESGDISLQEEAPSTCLST